One Ricinus communis isolate WT05 ecotype wild-type chromosome 7, ASM1957865v1, whole genome shotgun sequence genomic region harbors:
- the LOC8270280 gene encoding NAC domain-containing protein 104: MGDCSRLNLPPGFRFCPTDEELVSHFLYPKASLSSSCSNLIPELFLPPDPWKLHGKALSSGNQWYFFTQKKIMQGHQETENGFWKHLDIEEPILSDAGTKIGLKKLVMYYIGQHPTAIETSWMMQEYHLSKSSTSALFADISYKRNRNSLDCHERVLCRVYQRKESSQSLSCTDDEDDDGDGDDDDGTELSCLDEVFLSLEDDVDDDLCFLPN; encoded by the exons ATGGGAGATTGCAGCAGGCTGAATCTTCCTCCTGGATTTCGTTTCTGCCCAACTGATGAAGAACTTGTTTCACACTTTCTTTATCCTAAGGCTTCTCTCTCATCTTCTTGCTCCAACCTCATTCCGGAGCTTTTTCTTCCTCCCGATCCTTGGAAACTCCATG GCAAGGCTCTGTCAAGTGGAAATCAATGGTACTTCTTTACCCAGAAGAAGATTATGCAAGGCCACCAAGAAACAGAAAATGGGTTCTGGAAGCACTTAGATATTGAAGAACCTATTCTCAGTGATGCTGGTACGAAGATAGGATTAAAGAAGCTTGTTATGTATTACATCGGCCAACATCCTACCGCCATAGAAACTAGTTGGATGATGCAGGAATATCATCTTTCCAAATCATCAACATCTGCATTATTCGCTGATATATCTTACAAAAGAAATCGGAACTCATTG gacTGTCATGAGCGGGTACTATGTAGAGTATACCAAAGGAAAGAAAGTTCTCAGAGTTTGAGCTGCACAGACGATGAAGATGAcgatggtgatggtgatgatgatgatggaaCTGAGCTTTCATGCCTGGACGAGGTGTTCTTGTCATTGGAagatgatgttgatgatgatttatgttttttgccaaattaa